Proteins encoded together in one Impatiens glandulifera chromosome 1, dImpGla2.1, whole genome shotgun sequence window:
- the LOC124919690 gene encoding serine/threonine-protein kinase STY13-like, with protein MSMEMDLKEGEGGENSNIQLEAMDAGNFVNKETFMRADKIDFKNWDIQLDKHLSRVWTKDREVPTKKEEWEIELAKLNIKYVIAHGTYGTVYRGVYDGQEVAVKVLDWGEDGIATAAETVALRASFRQEVAVWHKLDHPNVTKFVGASMGTSNLKIPSNNTSNDVNNTLPSRACCVVVEYLPGGTLKKYLIRNSRKKLPFKTVIQLALDLSRGLNYLHSKKIVHRDVKTENMLLDSQRTLKIADFGVARVEAQNPRDMTGETGTLGYMAPEVLDGKPYNHKCDVYSFGICLWEIYCCDMPYPDLSFAEVSSAVVRQNLRPEIPRCCPSSFASIMRKCWDASPDKRLEMDEVVQLLEAIDTSKGGGMIPGGGKSSACFFCFSSRRGP; from the exons ATGTCCATGGAGATGGATTTGAAggaaggagaaggaggagagaattcaaatattcagCTGGAAGCGATGGATGCTGGGAACTTCGTTAACAAGGAGACTTTTATGAGAGCTGATAAGATTGATTTCAAGAATTGGGATATACAGTTGGATAAACACTTGAGCCGTGTTTGGACTAAAGATAGGGAAGTTCCAACAAAGAAAGAGGAGTGGGAAATTGAATTGGCTAAATTGAATATCAAATATGTTATCGCCCATGGAACTTATGGAACTGTCTACCGTGGAGTTTATGATGGTCAAGAGGTTGCAG TGAAGGTATTGGATTGGGGAGAGGATGGTATCGCCACTGCTGCTGAAACTGTAGCTCTCCGTGCATCATTTCGTCAAGAGGTTGCTGTTTGGCATAAGCTCGATCATCCAAATGTGACAAAG TTTGTTGGCGCTTCAATGGGTACATCAAATCTTAAGATCCCTTCGAACAACACTTCGAATGATGTTAATAATACTCTTCCTTCAAGAGCTTGTTGTGTTGTAGTGGAGTACCTTCCTGGTGGAACATTGAAGAAATACTTAATAAGGAATTCTAGAAAGAAGCTTCCCTTCAAAACTGTCATTCAACTCGCTTTGGACCTCTCTAGAGG TTTGAACTATCTTCATTCTAAGAAGATAGTGCATCGCGACGTTAAGACAGAGAACATGTTGCTTGATTCCCAGAGAACACTTAAAATAGCTGATTTTGGCGTTGCACGAGTTGAGGCTCAAAACCCGAGGGACATGACTGGCGAAACCGGTACACTTGGCTATATGGCACCAGAg GTGCTTGATGGAAAGCCTTACAATCATAAGTGCGATGTCTATAGCTTTGGAATTTGTCTTTGGGAAATTTATTGCTGTGACATGCCTTATCCTGACCTTAGCTTTGCTGAAGTATCTTCTGCGGTGGTTAGACAG AATCTACGGCCAGAAATACCTCGATGTTGCCCAAGTTCATTTGCAAGCATCATGAGGAAATGTTGGGACGCAAGCCCTGACAAAAGGCTGGAGATGGACGAAGTTGTGCAATTGTTGGAAGCAATAGACACGAGCAAGGGTGGTGGCATGATTCCTGGTGGTGGAAAATCTAGTGCCTGTTTTTTCTGTTTTAGCAGTCGTCGTGGACCTTGA